One Fundulus heteroclitus isolate FHET01 chromosome 1, MU-UCD_Fhet_4.1, whole genome shotgun sequence genomic window carries:
- the LOC105926101 gene encoding cytosolic sulfotransferase 1 has protein sequence MSLDSNKMDSSSRPKLYDFHGVAMTDIFTANWENVQNFQARPDDILIATYPKAGTTWVSQILDMLYFGQISPERLKTLPIYERVPFLEMMIPNVVTGTDQADKLPTTPRLIKTHLPVQFVPKSFWEQNCRIIYVARNAKDNMVSYYHFDCMNLVQPAAGDWKSYFQKFMEGKLVFGSWYDHVNGWWKKKQTHSNIHYMFYEDMIEDTGREIDKLCNFVGLSPSVEEKEKVRSEVQFDSMKKNDMANYSTLPVMDFKVSPFMRKGKVGDWKNHFTVAQNEEFEEDYKRKMTDPTLQLRWEI, from the exons ATGTCTCTCGATTCCAACAAA ATGGATTCGTCTTCTCGGCCAAAGCTGTATGATTTCCATGGAGTCGCGATGACGGACATTTTCACGGCCAACTGGGAAAACGTTCAAAACTTTCAGGCCAGACCGGATGATATACTTATAGCTACGTATCCAAAAGCAG GGACCACATGGGTCTCCCAAATCCTTGACATGCTGTATTTTGGCCAGATTTCTCCGGAGCGTTTGAAAACGCTCCCTATCTACGAGAGAGTGCCTTTTTTGGAGATGATGATCCCAAACGTGGTGACAG GAACAGACCAGGCAGATAAGCTTCCGACTACCCCTCGACTCATCAAAACCCATTTACCGGTGCAGTTTGTGCCAAAGTCCTTTTGGGAGCAGAACTGCCGG ataATTTATGTAGCCCGCAACGCAAAGGACAACATGGTGTCTTATTACCACTTTGACTGCATGAACCTTGTCCAACCCGCGGCTGGAGACTGGAAGAGCTACTTCCAGAAATTCATGGAGGGAAAAT TGGTGTTTGGCTCCTGGTATGACCATGTGAACGGATGGTGGAAGAAGAAGCAAACCCATTCAAACATTCACTACATGTTCTATGAAGATATGATTGAG GACACTGGACGTGAAATAGACAAACTCTGCAACTTTGTCGGTTTGTCTCCCTCTGTCGAGGAGAAGGAAAAGGTCAGAAGTGAAGTACAGTTTgacagcatgaaaaaaaatgacatggcCAACTATTCCACTCTGCCAGTGATGGATTTCAAGGTTTCTCCCTTCATGCGGAAAG GTAAAGTTGGTGACTGGAAGAATCACTTCACCGTGGCTCAGAAcgaagagtttgaagaagacTACAAGAGAAAGATGACGGACCCTACTCTGCAGCTCCGCTGGGAAATCTGA